A section of the Carya illinoinensis cultivar Pawnee chromosome 12, C.illinoinensisPawnee_v1, whole genome shotgun sequence genome encodes:
- the LOC122289979 gene encoding uncharacterized protein LOC122289979, whose amino-acid sequence MGCLVLPVTILKKCYSGSRLGYRPLTEDGFGEPGRLVTVVVGKEKKEFLVDSFVLEENPFRVLIEMMMMKKKKKKKNEKEDIHVAESRKKGVIFVDVDAILFEHLLWLMRNDSSSLLQLNLEEIIDFYAQDY is encoded by the coding sequence atGGGTTGCTTGGTTTTGCCCGTAACTATCTTGAAGAAGTGTTACTCGGGGTCTCGGCTGGGCTACCGGCCTTTAACCGAAGATGGTTTCGGCGAGCCAGGTAGGCTGGTGACTGTGGTGGTCGGCAAGGAGAAGAAGGAGTTCTTGGTGGATTCCTTCGTGTTAGAAGAGAACCCTTTTCGGGTGTTGAtcgagatgatgatgatgaagaagaagaagaagaagaagaatgagaagGAGGATATCCATGTGGCGGAAAGCAGGAAGAAAGGGGTGATTTTTGTGGATGTCGACGCCATTTTGTTCGAGCACTTGCTGTGGCTGATGCGCAATGATAGTTCTTCTCTGCTTCAGCTCAATCTGGAGGAGATAATTGATTTCTATGCTCAAGATTATTAG
- the LOC122289954 gene encoding AT-hook motif nuclear-localized protein 8-like, whose product MDSREPPPPPPPPQNMMVGPTSYSMLNTIATSNNNSNVPIMINTSSGGGPSMIPPPTAARFPFNTALSAKPLDSFNSSSNNNNNANPYDGSPPSRQSGFSIENSSTAAKKKRGRPRKYSPDGNIALGLAPTPISSSSVANHGESGSTMPSSEPPLKKHRGRPPGSGKKQLDALGAGGVGFTPHVIMVNAGEDIASKIMAFSQQGPRTVCILSASGAICNVTLRQAALSGGTVTYEGRFEIISLSGSFLLSENNGNRSRTGGLSVSLAGSDGRVLGGGVAGMLMAASPVQVIVGSFIADGKKPNSNNPKSGPSSAPAQQILDFGAPVTAASPSSQGASSDSSDDGGSPINRDSGFYSHAGQPLHNMQPMYQIWTGQTQQ is encoded by the exons ATGGATTCACGggaacctcctcctcctccccctcCTCCACAGAACATGATGGTGGGCCCCACGTCGTACTCCATGCTCAACACCATTGCCACCTCTAACAACAATTCCAATGTTCCTATTATGATCAACACCAGTTCCGGCGGTGGGCCCTCGATGATCCCTCCTCCTACCGCCGCCCGTTTCCCTTTCAACACCGCACTCTCGGCGAAGCCATTGGATTCTTtcaacagcagcagcaacaacaataacaacGCCAATCCGTACGATGGATCGCCGCCTTCGAGGCAGTCAGGGTTCAGCATTGAAAACTCCTCCACCGCGGCGAAGAAGAAAAGAGGCCGGCCGAGGAAGTACTCGCCTGACGGCAACATTGCGCTCGGCTTGGCTCCGACGCCTATCTCCTCTTCTTCCGTCGCAAATCACGGGGAATCCGGCAGCACCATGCCGTCCTCGGAGCCTCCCCTGAAGAAGCATCGGGGTCGGCCGCCCGGCTCCGGGAAGAAGCAATTGGATGCTTTGG GAGCGGGCGGTGTCGGTTTTACTCCGCATGTTATCATGGTGAATGCAGGCGAG GATATAGCATCAAAGATTATGGCATTTTCACAGCAGGGGCCACGCACAGTTTGTATCCTTTCTGCAAGTGGTGCCATCTGCAATGTTACCCTTCGTCAAGCAGCATTGTCAGGTGGTACTGTGACATATGAG GGTCGATTTGAGATTATCTCTCTATCAGGTTCCTTTTTGCTTTCTGAAAACAATGGCAATCGTAGCAGAACAGGCGGTTTGAGTGTGTCCTTGGCAGGTTCTGATGGTCGAGTTTTAGGTGGAGGGGTTGCAGGAATGCTAATGGCAGCTTCACCTGTTCAG GTCATTGTGGGTAGCTTTATTGCGGATGGAAAAAAACCGAACTCAAACAACCCGAAATCTGGGCCTTCATCAGCGCCAGCACAACAAATTTTAGACTTTGGTGCACCTGTCACAGCAGCCAGCCCTTCCTCTCAAGGCGCCTCAAGTGATTCATCAGATGATGGCGGTAGCCCTATTAATAGAGACTCTGGATTCTACAGCCATGCTGGTCAGCCACTACATAACATGCAGCCGATGTATCAAATATGGACAGGCCAAACACAGCAGTGA